From one Lolium rigidum isolate FL_2022 chromosome 4, APGP_CSIRO_Lrig_0.1, whole genome shotgun sequence genomic stretch:
- the LOC124647318 gene encoding glutaredoxin-C7-like, with protein sequence MQDGGGVSCAVAGEAPAPTPASRCAGAGLLGLTINPPGGEPPAERIGRLVRESPVVIFARRGCCMCHVMRRLLAAVGAHATVIELDEAAEEAAASAAAAATVPALFVGGLPVGGLDGLMGLHLSGHLVPRLREVGALCG encoded by the coding sequence ATGCAGGACGGAGGGGGCGTGAGCTGCGCGGTGGCCGGAgaggcgccggcgccgacgccggcgaGCCGCTGCGCCGGTGCCGGGCTTCTGGGCCTCACCATCAACCCACCGGGCGGTGAGCCTCCGGCGGAGCGCATCGGGCGGCTGGTCCGCGAGAGCCCCGTGGTCATCTTCGCGCGGCGCGGCTGCTGCATGTGCCACGTCATGCGCCGCCTCCTGGCCGCCGTGGGCGCGCacgccaccgtcatcgagctcgacgaggccgccgaggaggccgccgcgtcggccgcgGCCGCAGCCACCGTGCCGGCGCTCTTCGTCGGCGGCTTGCCGGTGGGCGGGCTCGACGGCCTCATGGGGCTTCACCTCAGCGGCCACCTCGTCCCACGCCTCAGGGAGGTGGGCGCCCTCTGTGGCTAG